The proteins below come from a single Mytilus edulis chromosome 5, xbMytEdul2.2, whole genome shotgun sequence genomic window:
- the LOC139525013 gene encoding uncharacterized protein, translated as MNESHLVPKDLKNASLAVYRERRKDTPVLPKTRDDVYTATGFMVIETNKSEKFLLANDREKGILLFSSHLNLVCLCNDMSSIFIDGTFMCCPKYFYHLYTLHGCKNGNYVPLMYALLPPKDEECYEIMWKMICDLCSQKQLSFVPNVIHIDFEQAMHTAIMHAFPQCKIDCCRFHLAQSWWRKIQTVGLSTDYKDKSTEIGKWLSQFFGLPFLPPNKVEDCFTFDIMSDAPSDDKCHTFLDYVLSTYICTTSRYPPQFWAAAPVENCKRTNNGPESFHSHYNEQFYSHHPNIYVFMDVIKKIQAVTYVKMRTLDMPASVRKPDKEKTDFVIDKYGRYRNDEITRKEYIRCVAYKYSARTDL; from the coding sequence ATGAATGAAAGCCATCTTGTACCTAAAGATTTGAAGAATGCATCACTAGCTGTTTACAGAGAGCGTCGTAAAGATACACCTGTTTTACCAAAAACTAGAGATGACGTCTATACCGCTACTGGTTTCATGGTAATTGAGACAAATAAGTCGGAAAAGTTCCTGCTAGCCAATGACCGCGAGAAAGGTATACTTCTTTTTTCTTCACACCTGAATCTTGTTTGTCTCTGCAACGATATGTCGTCAATTTTTATAGATGGAACTTTCATGTGCTGTCCTAAGTACTTTTACCATTTATATACGTTACACGGCTGTAAGAATGGCAATTATGTTCCTCTTATGTATGCCCTCTTGCCACCAAAAGATGAAGAGTGTTACGAAATCATGTGGAAAATGATTTGTGATCTATGCAGTCAAAAGCAACTTTCCTTTGTGCCTAATGTTATACATATAGATTTCGAACAAGCAATGCATACTGCAATTATGCATGCTTTCCCACAATGTAAAATAGATTGCTGCCGTTTCCATCTTGCTCAGAGTTGGTGGAGGAAAATCCAGACTGTTGGGCTGAGTACCGATTACAAAGACAAATCCACTGAGATAGGTAAATGGTTATCCCAATTTTTCGGGTTACCATTCCTTCCCCCAAATAAAGTTGAGGACTGTTTCACGTTTGACATTATGTCCGATGctccttctgatgacaaatgCCATACATTCTTAGACTACGTACTAAGTACATATATATGCACAACGTCACGCTATCCACCTCAATTCTGGGCAGCTGCACCCGTTGAGAACTGCAAGAGGACGAATAACGGTCCAGAATCTTTTCATTCTCATTACAACGAGCAATTTTATTCTCACCATCCCAACATATATGTGTTTATGGATGTTATCAAGAAAATCCAGGCCGTAACATATGTAAAGATGCGAACTCTAGACATGCCAGCATCTGTACGCAAGCCAGACAAAGAAAAGACGGATTTTGTTATCGACAAGTATGGCAGATACAGAAATGACGAAATAACAAGAAAGGAATACATAAGATGTGTTGCCTACAAATACTCTGCAAGAACAGActtataa